From the genome of Longispora fulva:
TCATCAACGGCGACCACCTCCCCGACGCGGGCGCCGTCCGGCTCGACGGCAAGGTGCTGGCGCTGCACAGTCCCGCCGACGCCCGTGCCGCCGGGATCCGGATCATCCCGCAGGAGCCGGAGATCATCCCGCACGTCTCCGTCGCCGAGAACGTCTACGTCGGCGCGCTGCCCCGGGGCGTGGCGCACCGCCTGGACAGGTCGGCACTGCGGAACAAGATCCGCGCCGACCTGGCCGAGCTGGGCTTCGAACGGGCCCTCGACCCGGACGAGCTGGGTTCGCAGTTGTCGGCGTCGCAACGTCAGCTCGTGGAGATCCTGCGCGCGCTGACCACCGACGCCCGGGTGATGGCATTCGACGAGCCGACGTCCTCGCTGTCCGAACACGAGGTCGAGGCGCTGTTCGCCCTGATCGGCCGGCTGCGGGACCGGGGGATCGCCATCGTCTACGTCTCGCACCGGATGCGGGAGATCTTCCAGCTCGCCGACCGGGTCTCCGTCCTGCGCGACGGCCAGGTCGTCGGCACCCGGCAGATCTGGTCCACCGACGAGCAGGAGATCGTCCGGATGATGGTCGGCCGGGACCTGTCCACCCTCTTCACCCGCCAGCACGGGGGCGCGGGCGGGACGGTGCTCGAGGTCCGCGGTGTGACGACCGACGACGTCCGCGACGTGAACCTGACGGTCCGCGCCGGTGAGATCGTCGCGCTCGCCGGGCTGGTCGGCGCGGGCCGCTCCGAGCTGGCCCGGGCGCTGGCGGGGGACCTGCCGATCCGGTCGGGCACGGTGGCCGTCGGCGGTCGGACGGTGAAGCTGCGCCAGCCCGCCGACGCGATCGCCGCCGGGATCGGGCTGGCCCCGGAGGAGCGCAAGGCCCAGGCGCTATTCCTGCACCGGTCGGTGCGCGACAACGCCTCCCTGGTGGTCCTCGACCGGCTGCGCCGGTTCCGGTTCGTCCGCCGGGCCGCCGAACGCCGCCTGGTCGGCGAGTACGTCGAACGGCTTCGGGTGCGCACCCCGTCCCTGGAGCACGAGGTGCGCAAACTGTCCGGCGGAAACCAGCAGAAGGTGGTGCTGGCCCGGTGGCTGGCCCGCAAGCCACAGGTTCTCATCCTCGACGAGCCCACCCGGGGCATCGACGTGGGCGCCAAGGCCGAGATCTACCACATCATCGCCGACCTGGCCTCGGCCGGAGTGGCACTGCTGGTGATCTCCTCCGACCTGCCCGAGGTCCTCGGGCTCGCCGACCGGATCGTCGTCATGCAGGGCGGCCGGATCACCGGCGAACTCGACCACCGTGACGCGACCGAGGAGAAGATCCTCGCCCTGGCGATGGCCGACGACCTGACCACACCATCCACTGGAGAACAGCCATGACTCCCACGACCGCACCCGCTCCGGCGCTGCCGAACAAGAGGCCGGCCGCAGGGCCGCCCGATCGGCTGCGCGCCCTGACGGGCAGGATCGGCGGCCAGAACCTGAGCCTTCTCGCGGCCCTCGTGGTCGTCGCCGGCGTGTTCGGTCTGCTCAACCCCGCCTACCTCAGCGTCGCCAACATCGCCGTCATCGGCGAGACCGTCACCATCGCCGGCCTGCTCGCCGTCGTGCAGACCGTCGTCATCATCTGCGGGGCCCTCGACATCTCCGTCGGCTCGCAGGCAGGCCTGGCGTCGGTGATCAGCGCGATGGCGTTCACCGCCACCGGAGGCAACCCGATCCTCGGGATCGGCGCGGCGATCGCGGTCGGGATCGCCGCCGGCGTCGTCAACGGACTCATCATCGTGTACGGGCGCGTGAATGCGGTCATCGCGACCCTGGCCACCCTCGCCGCCTACAAGGGGCTCGCGCAACTTGTCTCCAACGGGCGCGCGCAGGGTTACGTGCTCGGCGACGACTTCTTCGTGTTCCTCGCCCGGGGCAAGCTCGCGGGCCTGCCCGTGATGGTGTGGATCCTCGCGATCGTCGCGCTGGGCGTGCACCTGCTGCTGAAGTTCACCGACATCGGCCGCAATATCTACGCCATCGGCGGCAACGACACGGCGGCCCGCCTCGCCGGTATCAAGATCAATAAATATCTGATCTCCGTGTACGCCCTCGCCGGCGTCGTCGCGGCCGTCGCCGGCATCCTGTTGACCGCCCGCACCGGTTCCGGCCAGCCGGTGTCCGGCAGCGAGGGCCTGGAGCTCAAGGCCATCACCGCGGCGGCCCTCGGCGGCTGCGCGCTGAAGGGTGGCAAGGGCGGGGTGGGTGGCACCCTCCTCGCGGTGGCCCTGCTCGGCGCGCTGGAGAACGGTCTCACCGTCGTCGGCGTCAACTCCTTCTGGCAGAACGTCGCCCAGGGCGCCCTGCTCGTCATCGCCGTCGTCATCCAGCAGTGGCGCAACGGCGAACGCGCGGTGGGACTGCCCACGTGAACCGGCGGTTCGTCTCCGACGCACCGCTCGACAAGTAGTATCCCCAGAACAGGAACTCCCGGCCGAAACCCCTTCCGGCCGGGAGTTCCCCTTTCTGTGCCCACGTCATGGCATGGACCTGGTGGCCCCCGCCATCCGGCCGTTCCCGGGCGTGGCGACCGGCCCCGATGGCCCGCCGGACGCCGACTACCAGCTGGTCGACGACGCGCGCGGCTGTCGTCCAATCTTTCCTGGCTCATGGCAGGGTGGCCGGATGAGTCATGAAGATGAGACGGGCCGCCTGGTGACGGTGATCCGTGACGGCGTGCTGCGCGCGGTGGGACTGCGCCGTGGTGGTGTGGTCGCCTATGACTGGGGCTTCGAGAAGGACGGGCGGGCGTACACTCAGCGCAGCTTCGTCTTGTTGGACGACGGTGTGCAGATCAACCAACCTGCATTGTTTCCGGCCGAGCAGCGGGGCTGGTGGTATTGCGATCTGGTGGCGGTCGCAGATCACGGTGACAGTGTCGCGGTGGATGACCTGCTGATCGACGTGATCGTGGGGCCGCCTGACCATCCGTATCGGATGCTGGACCTTGATGAGTATGCCGACGCCATGGCCTCGGGCCGCTTGGACGCTGTTGCGGCGGCCGACGGCCTACGCCGCGTCCAGCGGTTCCTCGACCGGCGGCTGAACAGGAGACACGACACGACCAGGACGTGGCCGTCGTTTCCGCCTCGTGAGGTCGCCGACCTCCAGACCGCAGTACTACCCCAGGACTGGGAACTGCTGACGTCCTAGCTCGGTGCTCCGCGGAGCCTGACGTGCAGCGGTCCCGACGCGGGCGGCACAACCCATACGTGACGGGACGCGGGAAGCTCCCGGCCGAATCTTTCGGCCGGGAGCTTCCGCTCAGACGCTGTGGGGCGCTATCCGATGGCTTTCACCTCGGCGAGGGACAGGATCCCACTGCTGTTGAGTTGGATCATGACGTACCGTCCCTTGGTGCCCGCTGGGAGCGGGACACTGGTCGGGCTCCCGGCCTGGGTGGTGTAGTGCTTGCTCCAGACCCGGGCCTGCCCAGCCTGCTGTGCGGGTGGGAGCGAGGTGTCGAAGGGTGTGTCGGAGACGAAGACCCAGTAGTCGCTGAGTCGGGATCCGTACCCGTCCGTGCGGTTGTAGATCTCGATGGCTGTCAGCGTTTTCACCGAGTCGAGGTCGACCCTCCACCAGGGTGGGGTGGTCTGCGCCGGGTCGGTGTGGGTGACGGAGTTGTTCGCGAAGTTTCCGTCGGTGTTGCCGTCCACCGCCCGCGAGGCCGCGCCGCCGGCCGCGCGGGTAGAGGACTGGTCGGCGAACTTGTTGAGCGCGAGGTCCCTGACCGGGGTCAGGCGCACCGCGTAGCCCGCGCTGCCGGCCATGGACGGCGACAGGGTCGTCGTCGACGTGACGACCTGCTCACTCATGACCTGGGTGGTCGTCTTGGTGTCGCCGTCCGGGGAAGCGGCTCCGCCCTCGACGATGGCCGCGCGGTACTGCACGCCGGGGGTCAGGAAGGTCAGCGGGATGGTGGCGGTGCGGGCGCCGTTGTTGACGCTGCCGACCCACCACTCGTTCCCGGACCGCCGGGCGACCGTCGCGTAGCTGGCGACCTTGGATTCGAGGAACCGGGTCTCGTCCCAGGTCGTGGGGAGGTTGTCCCACAGTTCCGGCACGGGGTTGACGATCGCGGGGCCGGGGGGAGTGTCGTACCAGTACAGGAACTGCAGGGGGCTGTGGAAGACGACGGCCGCCGCGTACCGGAACGATCGGCTGGTGTTGGAGGCCGTGCGCATGTAGCCCCAGGTGTGGTCCGCCGGACCCTGCACGCCCCGGGTGAACAGGCTGCGGAGATCCATCGCCGCCGTGGGTTCCTCCTCCTCGCCGCGGATCCCCTCCATGGTGAGCAGGTTGGGGTAGGTGCGCTCCAGGCCGGTGGGCACCCAGTCGTCGTGGATGTCGACGACAAGGTGGTACTTGGCGGCGAGCTTGACCCAGTCGTACACCCGCTTGGTGGTGGGCTGGGAACCCACGGGGATGAAGCCGAACTTGACCCCGTCGACGTGCCACTCCTCGGAGAACTTCTTGAACATCGCGTCGAGGTTCTTCGTGGGGTCGGTGGTCTTGTCGGCGTTCCACAGCGCCCGGTAGTTCACGTACAGCAGGACCTTCTTGCCTTTGGAGTCGGCGTAGGCGCCGATGGCCTCCGGGTCGAAGCCGGCGATCGGCGAGAACGGGGTGGTGCTCCAGCTGTCCTCGGCGCCGTACCACCGAGCGTCGACTCCCAGGTAGTCGATGCCGCGGTCGACCATGGTGTCGATGACGGCCTTCGAGCCCGTCGTGGACAGCGGCACGGCGGGTGCCGTCTGCCTGTCCATGGGGCGCAGCACGGTGCCGGGCTGGATCCAGGAGGTGTCGGCGATCGTCGACGGCGGGTTCAGGGTCTTGACCAGGTAGCTGCGCTCGACCAGTTGACCCTCGTTGTCGCCGATGACGATCGTGCGCCACGGTGAGGAGAAGTCGGCGGCGGCGACGTTCACGCTGACGGTGTTGGTGACATCACCGGTGGCCATCGCGATATTCCTCGTCGTGCCGTCCAGGCGGGTGACGAGGGTGCCCGGCTGGCCGCTCACCGGCGCGAACGCCGTCCGGCAGTAGTCGAGTTGGCTCGCCTCGGTGATCGCCAGGGCGTATCCGGTGCCGACGACGGTGACCGGGCGGGCGTACATCGAGTCGTTGAGGGAGCCGACGGACTTCGTGACCGCGTCGCCCTGCGAGAGGTTGCCGGCGAAGCCGTAGGCGGTGGCCGTGTTCTCGAGGTTGAACTGGCTGGCCTCGCTGGCGATCGTGAAGGCGGGGGCGGCGGTGCTCTGCGGGAAGACGTACCTGAACGCGACGCCCTCGTTGTAGACGCGGAACACCACGCTGAACCGGAAGCTGTTGGCGCCCTGCAGGTCGACGGTGTAGGACTCGTAGTTGTCGGGGACGGTCCTGCGGGTTCCGAAGTTGTCGGTCCATGTGGTGTTGGACTGGTTCCAGCTGGTGTTCAGGACGGTGAGCCCGGAGCTGTAGTCGGCGGAGTCGGTCTTGAACCCGAGGCTGGAGTCCTCGACGACCTGCTTGCCCTTGTAGGACACCTTGTACTTCGCCACTCCGCCTTCGACCCAGAAGTTCACGGTCTGGTTGTTGTCGGGGGACTGGGTGACGTCGGGGGACGCCGCTGTCGTGTCGGACGCCGACGCGGAGACCGCCCCGACCGTGACCAGCCCGACGACGGCCAACGCGCCGGTCAGGGACGCGGCCACTAGGGCGCGCAGGGCCCTGTTCGCTCTGGCGGGTGGTGGCTGTGTTCGAAATACGACAGACATCTGCATACCTCACTACTTGGCGACAGAACCGATCCCCCGGGTGCGGTGTTTCGATCGTGTTACCGATCTCACTCCAGACGGTGCCAGCGGTTCGACTCCTCGTCAAGATGTATTCGTAATTAATTAAGTTTGCCGACCTGGAGTGCCGAGTGTCCCGGTCGTGGACGGCGACAGCGCGGCCCGCGCAGCGCGACGAACTCGCCGGGCAGGTCGACATGGTGCGGGTACAGGGTCCGGCCGTCCGCGCCGAGGGTGCTGGGGCCCCAGTGGTGGCCGCGCGGCAGGCCGGCCCGGGTGCCGTGCGCGGCGCCTTGCGGGCGATCCAGTCGCAGAGCACTTCGAGGCGATCGTGCCGTCGACCCTCGGCCCGATGTCCGGTAGCAGGTTGCCAACCGAGCCGATGGGTTTAAGTCCCCCGTGTCGCGCGGACGCGCACGCCGGGGGTCGGTTTGAACTAACATTCCATCGCGACACCGCCCATTGGCCTGGGTCGCCAGCCGACCGAGTCCGAGTGCGGAACCGCGGAATTCGATCACCGCGCTCACGTGCAGAAGCCTTACCTGCACCCGACTGCTGGACCGGTGGTAGGGGAGGCGTTCGGCGCTGGGAAGTCCTCCTGCTGAGGGTCTTTGGATCGCCCAGTGGGTCGCGCACTTGATTTGCGTGGCACCGGACGTGGTACCGCGCCTGTCTGGCGCTGTGTGGATCAAGCCCGCTGGGATGGATGCTACGGATCGAAGATGTCGAATAATCCCAGCTAAATGGACCTAAGCGGATTATCTAGTGCTATCTAGCAAAAGATATAGACAACTGGGGGTCAAGGGGTCGCAGGTTCAAATCCTGTCAGCCCGACAGTATTTTAGCAGGTCAGGCCTGGTTTTCTGGAGATCAGAAAGCCGGGCCTTGATCGTTTGACCCTCGTTTGACCCCTGACTGGGCGATGCCAGGGGTCATGAATCACCAGGTCGGCGAACCCTGACGGAGGGCCGACACGCTGTGGTTGTTAGATCCGGGCGGCGGTAACGTCTACATCGAGTCAGATGCGACGGCGAGGCCCGCCAGCCGGCAAGACATTGTCTTTGGGGTTCCCCAACCGCTCTACGCTCGTGCCGGACACACGGTGGCCCGATCCGCCCGAGCGTAGAGGTAAAAGTCGTAGACACTTCGTGCAGGCGATCGTGTCTGCCTCGCCGTCGCTGTTGGATCCACCAAGTTGATACCCGCGTGTGCCTGCTTGCGCCCCCGAGGCCGCCATCAGGGCAGTCTCGGGGCGCGGATGGTGCTACTTGCCGATGAGCCGGTGCAGGCCACCGGCTGTGGCCAACCCGGCGGCAATGCCAGGGGGCAATCCCACTATCAGATCGGCCCGTGGGCCAACTGCAGCGCCGAGCACGACACTGGACACGACGCCAGCGAGGATACCGAGTCCGATCGACACGGTGCCGATGAGCGCCCACCGAACCGACAGGCCAACACCCTGGTCGGGTGGCAGCAGCGCAGGCCGACCGCGTGGCCGTTGGCTCATGAATTTCCCCTTCGAATCGAGTACGTGTCAACGGTCATGACGTCCCCCGGGCTGGTGGCCGCGAGGCCGCCGGCTGGGTGGACACGGTTTCTCCGGATGGGCGGCCCGTGGGATCTCCGGGTGGGCGGCCGGTAGGCCGTCCGGGTCGGTGGTCGCCGGTTTTCCAGGTGGGTGGCTAGTTCAAGGGGATCACTCCTTTGCCTGCGAGGGCTTCGGCGAGGCGGTGGCTGTCGCCCTTGGTCGGGACGAGGTGGGCGTGGTGCAGGAGCCGGTCGGTGGTGGCGGTGGCCAGGGTCTTCGGCATGATCGAATCGAATCCGGACGGGTGGATATTGCTCGTCACGGCGATCGAGCGTCGCTCGTATGCGGCGTCGATGATCCGGTAGAACGCTTCGGCGGCGTCCTGGCCGGCGGGGAGCATGCCGATGTCGTCGACCTATCCCGACATCGGGATAGATCGACGAACTGGGCTATATGGAACTCGACCGCAGGGGTGCTGAGCTGCTGTTCCAGGTGCTCACAGAGCGGGAGGAGAACGCGAGCGTCGCGATCGCCAGCAACGAATCGTTCTCCGGCTGGACGAAGACGTTCACCGACCCCAGGCTTTGCGCCGCGATCGTCGACCGGCTCACGTTCGGCGGGAACATCATCCAGACCGGCACAGAGTCCTACCGCCTCGCCCACACCCGAGCCCAACTCGCAGCCGCCGCCTGAGGCGGCGAGCAACAGGCCCACGGCCCGGTCGAGCACTCCCTCGGCCGGGCCCTGTCATCACCGGGAAGACCGAGGTAGCAACCGGAGGATGGGAAGGCCCCGACGCGGTCGGGCTGGCCTTCCACACCACCCTGCACTATGGTTTCAGCACACATCCGAGCAGCCATGCATGGAAGTTCAATGCCTCGCCGAGCACCAGGCGAAATCCGGTCACAGCTCCACCAGCGCGATACCCGGCACCATAGACGGACGGTCATCAAGGGCTTGTCGGCGTCGACCAATCGGCAGATAGGTGACTTCGAGCGTCAGCGCGGACTTCCCAAGGGGGATATCGCCCTAGCCTTCCAGCGCTGGTCGAGCCGCGCCCGGCGATCTCGTAACGCCGAGGAGTGGCGCTACGGATACGCCGACGTCCCTACCGGCCACATTCGCAGCCTCCTCGAACAGGCCCTGCGAAACCTCCGCCCCAAAGCCCGGCGGGAACTACGCACAGCACTTGAGCCGATCGATGCCCTTGTCCTTGGCCGGACTGTCAACGACCCGTTCGCGTTCCCATGGCATCCGTGGTGGCTACGTCGATTCGAGATCTGACTATAGGTTTCGCACCCACTCAGCGACCCATGCCGCCAAGATCAATCATGGAAGGTGGGCCAGGGGCCAAATAGCTCCGCCACACCCATCGCAGAGCATCAACCTGCAGGTGGGGCCAGATATGACCGTCATCCACCCCAACCCTCATCCCTAAAGACACCCCGGACGGGGCCAGCCTCGCCCGTCACCCCGGGGCCCCTTACGGCTGCCCAAACCACCGGAGCAAGGGGCGGGTGCAGATCAGCAATAGCCGGGGTCGGGTCAACGGGTGGACCAGCCATAATCGGGTGTTTGGGATCTGCGTCGCCGTCGACGGTGCGGCCAGACCGGGCGCGGCGGGCAAGACGCTGCTGTAGGACCTTCTGGGTCAACGCCATAGCCCGGGGATCAGCGTCGGCCCAGGTCAGTTCGAAGTTGGCTGGCGCTCAGGCTGTGTGAGGTAAGCGCGACGACCATAGCCAGGCCGGCGAGGGCGGCGAAAGCGAACTCAAGCGCCTGCGGCAGTCTGGGGGTTAGGGCGTGGATCGTGCCGATCACGGTTCCGAAGACCCCGGTACCGGCGGCTTTCCAGATGTCATCGCGTAGCCGTGGCCTGAACCGTGCGAAGGTCCTGGGGTCGACGAGGTGATGGACGCGCCAGACCTGGCCGGCGGCCAGCATGCCGTAGGCGCCGAAGGTGAACCACCAGCCAATGAGTAGGGCGCGAGGTGAGGAAAGCCCCGTCACCTGGTAGGCGAGGATCGAGAACAAGAGAAACTCGCACAGGGCCAGGAGTAGCGGCGGGCCCAGGTCCACGACGGCTGGCACGCGGGGTGGCAGCGTGATCGAGCCGATCATTGCTCCGGCGAAGGCGACCGTGGTGGCGAGCAGGCTGACGATCCACAGGACGGCGAGTAGTGCGTGGACTTCCGCGAACGGCGGCGAGGATGACAGCAGACTGGCGGCGGAGATGCCGGCGACGCCGAGTGCGACGCTGACCACGGTGATATGCGCGGTGGTGTAGTGGTTTGCCAGATACATGTCCTGACGCTGGCGCAGCATCAGCGCGTCAACCTGCTGATCCTCTGGTGAGACCATTGCGGATGCCTCCTGTCAGGGTGCGTTGCCTTTGCGGAGGTTGCAGATCCAGTGTGCTGTCTGCAGGTTCGTAGTCGAATGACTCCCTCCACGAGTCACTGGGAGCACGTGGTCAAGGGTGATCGACATGGGATGCGGCCATAGATAGCGGCGCTCAACCGGGTGCTGGCAGAGTTGGCAGATCCAGTCGTCGCGGTCGTAGATGTCCTGCGGGTCAACCTCGTCGGCAGCCGCAGCATGAATGCCGAGTGCGCGCTTGCGCGCTTGGTAGGCGTTCTTCGCTCTGGTGGTGCGGGATCGCTTCTGGGACAGGTCCATCCGGGCGGGCGTCCATAGCTTTTCCGGCCGGGCCGGGCTGAATACGGTGGCATCCCACTGGTATTCCTGGCCAGCGTCGTCGACGTCTTTGATCATCTCGATGCCCTGGTACAGGTCAACCCCGGTTAGCGGCTCGCTGCCGTAGGTGCGCTGTCCAGTCGGAGTGTCGTAGGCCCAGACCTCGGCCATGGCCAGGCGTATGGTTTCACCGGTGGTTTCGATGAAGTGGACCGTCCACATGCGCGCGTCGGGACAGAGAACGCCCAGTACCCGGGCTGCGGGAAGTTTTGTATCGGCCAGTACCCATGCCAGATGGTCGGGCAGCCACGGTATCTGATCTAGCGGTACGTAGTGGCTCGTCACGCCATGGCGTTCGATGACGTCGCCGACGATCGGGAACCAACTGTGTTCGTAGGGGAACTCGGCTTCCCTGACCGTGCGGAAGATCTGTGGCGCGCGACTGGCGCGCTCACTCATTATCGCCAGCGTGCCAGCATGTGGCTGGTACCCAGGGATCTCGCCTCGCTCAATCCGACGTTTGAAGCGGCGCTTGAGCGAATCATTGCAGCGTGGAGAGCACACATGCCGGTCGCGTTGCTTCGGATGTGCCGTTGGTGAGATCGGCTGCTGGCAGATCCGACACGGTTCTCCGCCAAGGGCACGACTGTCGGCGGCGAGCATCTGGTCGAACCAGTCCCAGTATGGCTCCACCATCGGCGATCTCCTGTGTTGTGGACGTGCGACCACGGCAGCGTCGCTGAGCGGCGACACAGCTTTGTGAACAGTATCGACGGCCTACGTCGCGGCCGATGTCGGGTAGTCGACCGGACACGTATAGCAATTGTCTGGGCGTGCATCTGACGATATCGTCAGATGTCGATCTAAAGATGCGAATGGGGACATCCAAGGCGGCGCCTGGTCCCATCGGCGGTGCGTGGAAGGGGCTGGGCAAGCGCAGGTTCACACCAGGCGATGGTGCCGGTATCGCCGCAGCAGTGGAACGTGCGGGCCGGGCGGTCGGCGTTCCCCGGCAAGTGCGTGGACCTGGATCAGAACAACCGCTACAACGGCGCGAAGATCCAGTCCTACGACTGCAACGGTACCGACGCCCAGCACTGGTCGGTGCAGGGCAACGGTGAGATCAAGCTCGCCGGCACCGACTTCTGCCTGGACGCCTGGGCCGGTCAGGGCAGCCCGGTCCGGCTCTGGGGCTGCAACGGCACCGCCGCCCAGCGCTGGTAGTACGACCCGAACACCCAGGCCTTCGCCCACGAGGGCGGCGTCTGCATGGACGTGACCAACGGGAACCGCAACAACAGCACCCCGCTCCAGGTGTACGCCTGCAACCAGACCGACTCGCAGCGGTGGACCTTCTAGTACGGTGACCGGTCCGCCCCCGTGCCCGCGTGGCACGGGGGCGGATCAGTGCTGGGCGTGCCGGGCCGCGGCGGCCAGGGACTGAGCGCTGTCGTACCGCAGCGCCGGGTCCTTCGCCATCGCCTTCTCGATCACGGCGCGGACCGCCTTCGGCACCGTGGCCGGCAGCGGGGGCGGCGGCTCGTGGATGTGCTTCAGTGCGACCCGTACCGGGTGGTCCGCGGTGAACGGCGGCCGGCCGGTCAGGCAGCGGTAGCCGACGACACCGAGGCTGTACAGGTCGGCCGCCGGGGTGACCGGCTCGCCGGCCGCCTGCTCGGGGGCGAGGTAGGCGGCCGTGCCCAGTACCGCGCCGGCCGTGGTCTCGTGGTCGGCCCGCAGGCCGCGCGCGATCCCGAAGTCGGTGAGCACCAGGGTGCCGTCGGGGCGGAGCAGCAGGTTGGCCGGCTTGACGTCGCGGTGCACCACGCCGAGGGCGTGCGCGGCGGACAGCGCGTCGGCGGCCTGGGCCAGCAGGTCCAGGGTCCGCGCGGGGTCGAGAGTGGGCTCCTCGTCGAGGAGCGCGCCGAGGGTGCTGCCGTCGACGTACTCCATCACCAGGTAGGGCGCGCCGTCGGCGGTCTCGCCGTAGTCGTGGATCCGGGCCACGTTGGGGTGGTCCAGCCCGGCCATGATCCGGGCCTCGCTCCGGAACCGGGCGAGGAATCCGGGCTGGCCGGCGAGCTCGGCGTGCAGCAGCTTGACGGCGACGGACCGTTCGAGGACGAGGTCCGTGCCGAGCCAGACTCCGCCCATGCCGCCGGCCGCGATCCGGCGGAGCAGGCGGTACCGCCCGCCGATGTCGGTCATCGGCTCGGGCTCACCGACGGGGCGCGCGACGGTGGTGGCGTCGTTCGCCGGAGGCGCGAGCGGGGTGACCGGGGCCGGCGGGCTCTTCGGACCGCGGCGCGCCCAGAGTCGGCGGCAGATCGGCGGCGCCAGCATCCCGCCGGCGAGCAGTATGCCGGCGAGCAGTACCCACCACCAGGGCGCGATGCCCGTCCTGCCCGGGCCGCCCGCCGTCGTGGCCGGGCCGGTCGCCGCGCTGGTGGCGGACGGCGCCACCGGTGGCGTACCGCTGCTCGCCGGGCTGACGGGGGCGGCCGTGCGGGCGCTCTCGGTCCGGCCGGGGACGGCGGGGGCGACCGCGGTGGCTGGCGCCCGGGTCGGGGTGTTCGGGGCATTCGGGGTGACTGGCGGGGGCGGGGCCGGTGCCGGGGGCGGCGACGTGTCGAACAGCCAGCTCTGGGGCTGGCCCGGCTGGCACGGCCGCGTTTCGAGCGGCCGGCCGGCGCCGACGTCGGTGACGCAGTTGCCGGATTGGAGGTTGACGATCTTGTAGGCGTTGGGGATGTTGTCGACGATGCCCATCCACCACTTCTGGTTGTCGTTGCAGCAGTTGCCCCACAGGGTCACGGTCCTGCCGTCCTCGACCTTCTGGTCGAAGACCCGTTCCAGGCCGTTCGGCGCCCGGTTCACCAGCTTCGAGTGTGGATGGCCGAGGGTGTACTCGAAGAAGGTCTGGGACCAGTCGCCGACATAGGCCGCCGAGACCAGGTTGACCCCGTCGGCGGCGAGGTCGGCCCCGGCCACGGCGATCACCCGGCCGGTGTCGACGTTCCTGATCCGCATCGCGGTGCCGAACGCCGCGGCCGGGCCGGTCGGCACGACCAGGCTGGCGGCGGCGAGCAGCGCGACGAGCAGGAACTGTCGGAACCGGGGTCGCAGGTCCACTGTGCTCAGCCCGACTCCGTCGAGTTCAGCTTCCAGTACTGGCTGGTCGACTCGGTGCACGCGGTCACGGTCACCTGGCCGGGCGTGCCGTTGGCCGAGGTGTTGGTCAGGCACTCGCCGGTGTTCACGCTGACGAGCTGGACCCAGCCGTCGCGCTTGTTGCGCAGCCACCACTTCTCGTTCGCCGGCAGCCCGTTGTCGGCGAGGTAGGCGTCGCGGCCGCCGTCGATGTGCCACAGCTGTACCCGATTGCTGTGGGTGTCCTTGTCCAGCACGAAGGTGTCGGGTGCGTCCATCGGCGTGATCGCCGTGGTGCCATCGGGGTAGGTGTGCAGGCAGAACCGCTGGTTGTTTCCTCGGGTGCTGCCCGACCAGATGTAGGTCAGCACCTGGTTGCCGTCGGTGAGCTGGTTGTTGTACAGGTCGAGGTACCAGTCGTCCACGAAGCTCTTGATCCCGGCGCACGCCGCGACCGGCGGCGCGGACGGGCTCGGGGTGGGGGTGAGGGTGGGCCCGGCCGAAGGTCCGGGCCGGGAGGGCGTCGCCGAGGCTTCCGGGGAGCCCGCG
Proteins encoded in this window:
- a CDS encoding HNH endonuclease translates to MSERASRAPQIFRTVREAEFPYEHSWFPIVGDVIERHGVTSHYVPLDQIPWLPDHLAWVLADTKLPAARVLGVLCPDARMWTVHFIETTGETIRLAMAEVWAYDTPTGQRTYGSEPLTGVDLYQGIEMIKDVDDAGQEYQWDATVFSPARPEKLWTPARMDLSQKRSRTTRAKNAYQARKRALGIHAAAADEVDPQDIYDRDDWICQLCQHPVERRYLWPHPMSITLDHVLPVTRGGSHSTTNLQTAHWICNLRKGNAP
- a CDS encoding protein kinase domain-containing protein, with product MHRVDQPVLEAELDGVGLSTVDLRPRFRQFLLVALLAAASLVVPTGPAAAFGTAMRIRNVDTGRVIAVAGADLAADGVNLVSAAYVGDWSQTFFEYTLGHPHSKLVNRAPNGLERVFDQKVEDGRTVTLWGNCCNDNQKWWMGIVDNIPNAYKIVNLQSGNCVTDVGAGRPLETRPCQPGQPQSWLFDTSPPPAPAPPPPVTPNAPNTPTRAPATAVAPAVPGRTESARTAAPVSPASSGTPPVAPSATSAATGPATTAGGPGRTGIAPWWWVLLAGILLAGGMLAPPICRRLWARRGPKSPPAPVTPLAPPANDATTVARPVGEPEPMTDIGGRYRLLRRIAAGGMGGVWLGTDLVLERSVAVKLLHAELAGQPGFLARFRSEARIMAGLDHPNVARIHDYGETADGAPYLVMEYVDGSTLGALLDEEPTLDPARTLDLLAQAADALSAAHALGVVHRDVKPANLLLRPDGTLVLTDFGIARGLRADHETTAGAVLGTAAYLAPEQAAGEPVTPAADLYSLGVVGYRCLTGRPPFTADHPVRVALKHIHEPPPPLPATVPKAVRAVIEKAMAKDPALRYDSAQSLAAAARHAQH
- a CDS encoding ricin-type beta-trefoil lectin domain protein, coding for MVPVSPQQWNVRAGRSAFPGKCVDLDQNNRYNGAKIQSYDCNGTDAQHWSVQGNGEIKLAGTDFCLDAWAGQGSPVRLWGCNGTAAQRW